CTGTCTAACTGCCAGGGAACTACTGGAGAAGAcaggagccagattctgattttgGACATGCCATTGTCAGCTCTGACAcgggtgttgtgagggtaaattgTGAGGCACCCCCATACTACAGCAATGGGCATTGTATAAGGACCAGAGAGAGAGGAGCTACTCAGCCCTGGAGCCAATGGAGCGACTCTGGGTTTGCACCTGGGGTTAAAGGTTAAACTGTAAGTTTAGGGCATTTACTGTTTCATTTGGGGTTCAGAGAGCAACTGGAGTTTAGCCTCTTCTTCGTTGTTATTGTTAAAGCAAACCTTTGAAGTGCAAGGGGCTGCTTAGTGCCTGGGGAATCCCAGTTGGTTCTGTGGGCGTATGTGGCCATGCCACATATCAGGGTGGCCCGTTTGTGGGCTGTCTGAGGTGATTGCCCAGGGCACTCTGACCCCCCTGGCTTGGCTGTTTTCCACCATGCTGGACTGACCTAACGCCCTGACTTTCATTTAATCTATTTTTCACTCCTTGGTGAACTGAGTGTCATGAACCGTGTGGGAATCACGTCTTAGGGCTAATCATAGGACTGACTGATCAGCATTCGGAGCCAGCTTGATTTGTTAGGGATTGGCCCTGGGTGGGACGTCAGGGGCCAGGGTCTGAGCTGGCCTTTACTGGATTGGTTAATTAGCattattattcaatatttgtatTACTAGAGCTCCTAGGGGCCCTGGTCAtaaaccaggaccccattgtgctaggtgctgtacatacaaacAAAAAGGTGGTCCTTCCcctaaagagctgacaatctggcttcccagctctgaagtccTGCTAGCAAACAGAGCCTGTGCCCTAGATAAGGAAATAATTTTGTGCTAGGAATGTAGTGGACCAAGCTTGAGGGTGGGGAGAAGTGAAACTGGACCTTCCCACGAGCTGTCCGCCATGAGTTGGCAAGTCCAGACAGCTAGGGAGGATCTAAGTAAGTTTCGTGTCAGTTAGATAAGCATGTCTAGAAGCAGGCTGTCTAACTTCTGGGGCTCAATTCTCCTCCCCCTTGCCCTGAATTCCACCAGTCATCCCACTCTCAGAAGTCTTCCAGCCCAGTAGCGCAGCCCCAGGAGCTTTGAAGAGTCCAGAGAAGCAGTCAGGATTCTAAGTGCTGATCCAAGCCAAATCTCTGAACATTTTAACATTAGAGACAGCCCCTTCTTGTTGGTCTAAAGAGTCGTCTGGACGTTTGCAGTGAAACCTGGGTTCCAATCTGCACCTTGACACTTAACCAGCTGTGTAACCTTGGGTAGGTCACgtcacctgtctgtgcctcagtttccccctctgtgaaatggggataacagtaccGTCCTATctcatgggggcagggaggatgggGGGTTTGCTTAGCCAGTTCATCTTTGAAATCCTCGGAAGGAAGGTGCTGTAGAAGTGCTAAGCAGTGGTCGTATTATCGTCCATTTTCCAAGCAGGTGCAGGATTATATAGTGACTCTCGATTGCTATTGGGGATGGGAGAATTGAATAATATATGTGCTCAACCGCAGGAGTATTTTTGCCATTTGGCCTAGGTTTCCCCGTAGTCTGGGTAGGGGAACTCCTTAACCCAGTTCTCTCTAGGGGCATCCAGAGAACATGAACTGCCAGTAACAGGATGATGATCAATAACTCGTGATCAGCTGGGAGATGGGGCAATGGCACTGCCAAAGCAGCCCCCCAAAAATATCAGAAGGGCAACAGGCATCTCCAGAAATAGACAGCGGGACAGGTGTATGGGAAGCAGCGCTGCTTCATAGagagcccagccctggggagagCCACTTCCTTGGAAAAGGGCTGGATCAAATAGGCTTATTTTCAGGTTTGGTTCGTTGGGGAACCAACTATCAACTGAATATTAGAGACTCAGTTAGGGATCTCTGAACATCAGCTTATGCATGCATCTCTCATCGTACTGTGTTTTATCCACACTTCCACTTACAGCTGCCCagttattttatattaattacatttccccatccaccccttgcAATATTTACACTCCCACTGAGCCAGTCATTATACCAGGCAATATATGCTCCCTGGTCTCTATATTATGGTAACTACATGCTctccagtcattattttatataaaataacacttgttctgttaattcccaGGCTGCTTGTGGGGTCATTAGAACAGCTCATAAAGCATTTCCCAGTCTCTATCTTTTGTGAAAAAtacaattgttttgtttttcattaaaatgttagcTCCTCCACTGTATTTTTATTAGACTAACCTCAGTATATTTGTAGTACACCCACAAATTCGTATTTTACATATGATTTTTCATGCTTTAATTCCTGTTGGAAAAATGCattcacagccccctcctgctctccgcAAAACTGgcataaatagaaataaaataacagattttatttttttagcttATTCCACTTTTCAAAAAGCTAGCagtaaaaacagaatttttaaccCCTAGCAAtcaaaataagatgcaaattcGTTCTGTCTCATAGAAGGACAAAggtcagattctctgctggtgtgaaTGGGTTTGACTTCATTAAAGCTGATGGAGCTGCAactgtttacaccagctgtggatttgGCTCCTGGTCTAATTAGGCAGAGGCCATTATTGGTTTAAAATTTTCTGAAGCAGGTCTGGTGAAAAAGCCCTATCTAATCTAGTGGGTATGAGATGCTGTAGAAAactctatagaaattactcttaAAAATCTATAGGATTTCATAGAGAATGATTACAAGTTTCATTGAGCAACTGAAGTTGTCTATAGTAGGAATATAACTCCATTAAATTCTATATAGGATAGTTCAGAAAACTCTCTGCCACTGAATCACCGTTTGGTCTTGGGCCAGACATTCTGTGCCTCCGTTTTAGCCATCTGGGACGTTGTGTTCAGTACTGACTTAAGAGTAAGTGTCACCTATTCAACAATCAACACCACTTTCCATGGCAACTTCCACGACCATGTGCACTTGGAATTCCCTTGCTCTCCCATACCAGTCAGTCCTGACCCTGCTTGCAAGTGAGAGCTAAGGGGCTCTTTGCAGAAGATGGTGTGAATACAGATCATTAGCTAGAGCAGTATTTGGACAACACTGAAATCCACTGGGCATTCTGTATGAAGATAATATATGGTCAGCTGAAGATatctgatcaattgttcttcatgttcactgaaggtaggacaaggagtaatgggctcaatctgcagcaaaggggacttgggttagatattaggggaaatgttctaactctcagggtagttaagctctggaacaggcttcaaaaggaggttgtggaatccccatcattggaggtttttaagaacaggttggacaaacacctgccagggctggtctaggtttatgTGGTCCCGACTTAGCGCAGGAGGGAGGTCCCTTCTCCATGGGGTACAGGAGATGTTACCTTgatttttcaaaacaattttcaGCCATACAAGAAACCATGGGTCTTTTATTCAGTggaaggaaaggagagagggCCAGTGTTCAAGGCACTACCCTCGCATTTGGGagtcctgggttcaagtccttgctctgacacaggcctcctgtgtgaccttgggcaagtcatttagcctctctgtgcctcagttccccctctgtcaAATGAGATTTATAGCATTTCCTAGGCTCACAGGGGTATTGGGGGGATAAATGCATTGAAATGGCGAGGTGGTCACTATGGCAACCAGGGACCATATTGGAACCTGACTGAGGACAAAAGAGCTCTGGAATATTTGAATGCTGATCATCCAGCGTTGGGCGGAGGACTAGACAGACAGGAAGCATACCGACAAAGAAGTGTAACTATCCATAAACCTTGTCTCTCCCCATATTCTGCCAACTTTCTGCCCAGAGAAATTTTCTTACCACCCATTTTCTGAAAGACTGAACAGCTGGTGTtacaatatttctaagcataacaAACTCTGAGCAGACAAGCAGTCATCAACCTGGCTCTGTAACAAGCAGCAAAGCCATCTCACTTCCTTTGGTAGCTGTCTAACTAATCATCAATCAGCCCCCTTTTTGTTTCTGTGGGCAGGTATCTCCTGCAGCCTCAGAGGAATTTCATTGTAAGTCGGCACTCAGTTTTGTCAATGTGTGAGAAAAGTGATCCTGCCAAGCTAATGAAAACTCAGAGGAAATTAAAGGAATCTTGATACTttggtgctgagtgagtttacactttgaaaaggaattatttgggcgggaggggagagagagacaaggtaattCAGCTTCTATGATTTGAACCGCACGTTTATCACTAAAGTGCTGTCAGTTTCCCTCCTGTACACTTTTTCTTTAACGTTTTGCCTTGTCTATTAATAACAGCAGAGTAGCTCTTACACagtacttttcatccatagatctcaaagcacttgacaaaggaAGCAGGTCTCATTAgctccattttagagatggggaaatggaagcaTAGGGAAAAGGATTGATTTGCCCAAGATCGGTCGGGTCGGTCTGTTTCTCCCATGTACTTTCACTTAGGTGCCATGGACAGATTAACCCTTATGAAGTACAGGCAATAAATGAAATAGGTGAATGGAAAGCTACCTTCTTTCAGGGAAATAAAGATTCATTTGGCAATAAGCATCTCTCTAGCATGCATCCACTACCCACCCAATAGATTTGCAAGGGCCAGCCCTCCCTAATGGTGTCCCTCCATTCCACTCTGACTTCTGCTCAGTTTGCCTTCTTTGAACTTTCTGTTTCAATCCATTTGCCTGCAAATCTGTCTGTTATCTGCCCCTGGTGATAAGGATCTACCTCTATGGGCATCCTTCAGTCAGGGACTTTAATTCGATTGCTGTGCTGTAACAAGTAGGGACTCTGCTTCTCAGTGGAGTCTGTGGATTGAGGGTTGGGGCTGCATTTGATGTGGCATGGGCAGAGGGGATGCAAAAGAACCACTCTTTCAGTAATAATCATTCTATCAGACTGTTTATCCAGCAGTCTATTAGTGTACCTGACTGACTGCTTGTCCCTCTGCCCTGGCCTCTCTCTCAGACCCCATTCCTGCATTGCTATTGGGCAGCCTGGCTTCTACAGCTTTGAAGTGATAGAATTTAGAGAGAGGCATAGTGCAAACAGGTGCAgcatccacacagctctgctggtgcaccacaatcctgacctgcagcaccccttgatattccagtcctgggccccacactgctccgCTAATGCACGTAAATCCAAACTTGCAGAACCAGTCCTCAGCTCCCGTGCAATTACCAGTGCATCTCAGCCCTGATCTGCATCGCAGCTCTCCTGGCCCACTATTCCAAGCCCCTCTGGAACAGAGATTGGCAGTTCTGCTCTCTTAGGGGTGGtagttttataaatataaatgtctTATTGTTAATAGACAGGCGGTTCATATGGCTGTGGAAAGTTTTGAACCATGTGTTTCTGTTAAGGAAAAAACTATTTGACCAACCATTGTAATAAGGTGAGAAAAGGGATTTGTTTAGATTTTCCATCTGTTTTCATGATTCTCTGGATTCTCACACAATACATTgccagattattattattatattatacaAATAATTCCCACAGTGCCTAGAGGCATCAGCCATGATTAAGATCCCAccgtgctaggcgctgtacaaacacctgGTAAGAAACAGTCCCAAAGGGTTATGATTCCAACTGCCAAGAGAGAAGaaagggtggaagaaaggaagagaTATAATCCTCACTTTATAaaaagggaactgaggcacaaagagattaagtgatttaatCAAGGTCATGTaggaagtctctggcagaggTAAACATTGAACCTAGCTCTCCTGAGTCCTGTGTCTTTATGCCTTAACCACAGGGCCATCCTTCCCCTCAAAGAAAAAGTCAAAACCTGtccctattgaagttaatggttaAATCCCTATTGCCATCAGTGAAATCTGGATTTGACATAAATtcttcacaagaaaaaaaaagtaacccTGCTAAGAAAACAGAAGTCTGCTCTGACATTTTGGGGGTGTTTGTTTGGGGAGGTGCAAGAGGTACGTCAACCCTGTATGGAAGCAGCCATGGGAAAATGATGCCTTCTGAAGTTCAGCTAAAATCCATCTCTTTCTATTTCAGCATTTCTAAGTTCCTTTCGCTTAGTGCTCCCTCCTCTCCTCAAGTTTGGCATCTGGGCAAAAGCTGAGCGATACCGAGAAGCCTGATAAAAGGCCTCTTTGCAGAACTGATAATGCACCAACTCTCATCTCCTTTtgcagcagctccagcagccTGTCTAAAAGGAGCATGAGGCTTTGTACAAAAGTAACATTTTTATTATCCTGGCCTTGTTTAACCAAGGACGGTAAATGTGGTACCTGTGACTGACCATCACAGGCAGTTCCAGTCTCTGAGTCCACTGCTAGAGAGAGAGCAGTGCTTCACAAACTGAAGGCTAATTCTCCCTTGCATGCTTGTACACAGTTACCATTAACCAGGGGGGATGTGTGTGCATGGTGAGGGTGGTTATGGATGTGGAATAAAGGAGGAATTCAAACTTATCTCTGCACTGTTCTCCCTTTTTGCTGTACGTTATGTTGACAAATGGGTGATTTCAAACCTCTAAGGTCAGGGGAGGTTCCCTACAAGACTTACAAttatatttgcctagttttataactaGAAGTAGTGTtaatcccccattttacagatggggaactgaggctctGAGAGGGGAAGCAATTCGCTCAAGGTTACAAGTCGGtcattgacagagccaggaatagaacccaggttggTCTCTTGACTCCTAACCCTGTGCTCTAACTGCTAGATCATGCTTCCTCCTTTACGAAGAAGAATTAATCTCCTACatgaagaggactgtgatcaattacTTGTATCACTCAGCTAGAAGAGACTTAAACTGCAACGGGGAAATGATTAAATATTAGGACAAATTCTAATTACAGTGAAATGGGCAGTACAGTTCACCTGCAACAGGCAATACTTCTGCTTTGAGGGATCTCTTTTAAGGATCCCCAAGATTTGCCAAACAGTTTCACTTGACCTGTAGTTAAAGACCAGCTGTCCTAGCAACCAATTTTTGCCAGTCCCCTGTATGTTTTTGCTTATGGCAGGTTTCAGTGTCCTTTCATTAACAGCTAATCTCTCCAGGCTGTTTTTCATGAGTCAGGGTTGCAggacacttcttttttttttctttccacactCCTGGAGCAACCAGAACCTGTGAATTTCAGTAATTAGGTTTTTAGATTAATAAAAAAAGGGCAAGCAAAGAAAGAATAAAGGGAAAATTTCTATCCAGTGTGTTTCTTCTGCACTTATCTCCACTGCACTGAACCTCTGTTTCTGTGCAGATTCTCCACTGACTTGCACCTGGCACTGGCATTTACAAAGGGAGGGTAAATGGGCCCTGCCATTCTGACACCCACACTGGGCACAGATGTCAGCGGACACGCATTATGCGAGGTggcagagaatcaggcctgacATTCCAAGAGAGTTAAAGGGGGCAGTACACAGAAAACATTAGGCTAATAGCTACACAGCTCACTCTGCCACCTGCCACCAGCCATCACTACccagtccccctccctccagaacAGAAAGCCAAAAAAATATTTCTCCCTCGTCCCTATCAGCTGCCAACTCCCTACTTCTCCCATCTTGCTCACACCACACTGCCCCCACCAAAGGTCATAGCAACCTCCCCTGCACTCTGGGGCTGTCACCAGGCAGGCTCTGAATTGCTGGGTATTCTGATGCTTCAGTGCCGGGAGGGCAGGAGAGTTTGGTAAACGATGGCAGAGGAGAAGTTGGGTCCAGCTGCCCATAGCTGCAGTAACAGTATTTATCTTTTCCCCCTTTACAAAGGGGGACACCTGGTGGCAGTAACATCTCTCTTTCATGTGCCTCCTTCTCCTGTATAGGAAGAACTCTGCTGAGGGAGCCAACTTGCCAgcactgggactagaacccagatctaGACTCTCACTCTCTTCCTCTAACTACAAAGGCAGGTTGCCATCTTGACTCAGATGACTGGTCAATCACCACCACCCATGCTATAGTGAAGCAGTAGACGTGGCTCCATCAACAAACTCTGGCTGCTTTTTTTGGAATACTGATTTTGGTTGATTTATGTAGCTTTGATACAAGGGATAAGAGAAATTCCCTGCTGGGAATTGCAGAACTGGCTGCCATACAGTGGAAGCAGAAATCCGCTGCCTCATTTATTTGTCTTTcttcttccttcccacccacccttAATACTTTTATATATTGAAAAACTGAAACCACTTTGCTCAGCCTTAAGCTTTGTCTTTCCCAGGACACTCTTAATTGTATCTCTGTACCTCTTCCCATTTGCAGATGCATAAGATTAAAGACAGAACTGTAGTAGATTTGGTTAGGTTTTAATAAGATTTGCTAAGGATACTGCAGAGAGCGCATATCATGGAGAATGTTGCTACTGTTTCTCTTTCATATACTGAAGGCAGCTCTCCACAGGAAACTCTTTCTCTTCCCTGAGTTTGAAGATGGAATTTTTGGTTTTCAATAGAAGAAATAGTTTCCATTAAAGAAAGCAATATCTACTTTATAATCTTAATGTTCGGTGAAGACGATGTTACATTGTAACCTGACAGGAGTGACTGGCGCTCATATCATCATCTGTTTATAATTAGTCAAGAAAAGATTTGGACAAAGACCATGGGCCTTTTAGAAGCGATCTAAGaaactagattttcaaaagtgatgagtgGTTTTGGGTTGCCTTCAAGGGCATCTGATTTGCCGTGGGTTGGTGTTTGACATTTTCTGTAAACCAGCCGCTTCAAAATCTCTTCAGTTGAGcccccaaaaattgaggcaccagaaatcactagtcccttttgaaaatgtccaaATTGTCTTCACTGCTCATCCCTCTCTGCCTTGTATAAAAGGAACCTAaagagcttttatttaaaaaaaaaaaagtaatgaccCAAATCAGTAACAAGGTATGTGCAAACTTACTACCAAGGGAAAGGGGCCATTCAAAGCAAGTAGTTCACCACTCCTGCTTCACTCAGTTAGCATTCTCTACAAATGAGGTAATGATAAAGGTGTTAAATAATTACTTCTCATTATTTAACCTTAAAAAAGGCATCAAAAAATACTACCAGAAGAAGGGAATGGCCCTACCAAAAAGCTTCTCTAATGCAGGATGCACTTGTGCCCAGCATTCTATGACTAGAAGACAAAGCTTTTCAATATGGTGTCAATGTTGCATAGTGTGCTATCATTCCTTTATGTAATCTGAAAGCAGCACTGGTTTGGCAAAGCTATTTTCCCCATGTCTTAAATGTTGTTTCCTTTTACCCTGCCCTAGCCCAACCATGGCTGGAGATTCTAGGATCTTCATGAACCAGGACATGGAAATTGGAGTCACACCTATGGATCCCAAGAAGATTCCCAGACAGCCGCGGGACTATGTCCCTATCGCCACTGACCGAACCCGTCTCCTGGCAGCAGAAATGAAGAAGCCGCGCCAGCGTTACATGGAGAAGAGTGGCAAGTGCAATGTGCACCATGGAAATGTCCATGAAACCTACCGGTACCTTAGCGACCTCTTCACTACTCTGGTGGACCTCAAGTGGCGCTTTAACCTTCTTGTCTTTACCATGGTTTATACTGTCACATGGTTATTTTTTGGGTTCATTTGGTGGCTTATTGCCTACATCCGTGGAGATCTGGACCATCTTGAAGATGAGAACTGGATCCCCTGTGTTGAAAATCTCAGTGGATTTGTCTCCGCATTTCTGTTTTCCATCGAGACCGAGACCACAATTGGGTACGGCTACAGGGTTATCACTGAAAAATGCCCCGAGGGCATCATACTGCTCCTGGTTCAGGCTATTCTAGGCTCCATTGTCAATGCTTTCATGGTAGGGTGCATGTTTGTCAAAATCAGCCAACCAAAGAAGAGGGCCGAGACCCTCATGTTTTCCAACAATGCAGTGATTTCTATCAGGGATGAGAAGCTCTGTCTAATGTTCCGGGTCGGGGACCTCCGGAATTCCCACATTGTTGAGGCTTCCATTAGAGCCAAGCTGATCAAGTCCAAACAGACCAAAGAAGGGGAGTTTATCCCCTTGAACCAAACGGACATCAATGTGGGCTTTGATACAGGGGATGACAGGCTATTCCTGGTGTCACCACTCATCATCTCACACGAAATCAACGAGAAGAGCCCCTTCTGGGAGATGTCCCGTGCCCAGCTTGCGAAGGAGGAGTTTGAAATCGTGGTCATTTTGGAAGGAATGGTCGAAGCAACAGGTAAGGCTCTGCCAAAAATAACCAGCACAGAGCAAAATGACAATGCAGCTGGcattaaaatgtcaacatttgcCAATGACGCCTAAGCTAAGAATATGGGTCTTTGTCCCCTGCTCCTCCAAGGGGCTGgtccatataaataaaataagccTTACACAGCTTCTAAATACAAGAGGGGGTTCTGTGTGACATCACACTAAGCATGGGAAGGGGACCCAGTTTGGGGAGAAGTAAGAATGCCCATGTACTTTGTCCACAACTCAAAGCAAACCTGGACTTTCAATGTTCTGAAGTGTTTGGCTAAAGGGCCATCTCTGTTTCCCACCCAGAGGCAGCTGAGGGAGAGCTTCTGGGGCCCTCTACCCAACACTCCTTTCTTAACTGTGTGGTTGGCACCatggcctggtggttagggtgATGGACTGGGTTTtaagagacctgggtttgattcctggcaTTCTTCTGCTGGAGGCCattagccagaagctgggaatcggTGATAGGGGATGGaatacttgatgattacctcttctgttcattctctctggggcacctggcattggtcagtGTTGGAAGAAAGGACAGTgcgctggatggacctttggtctaaccagtatggctattcttatgttttaGCTCAAGTAGTTGTGGCTGAGGCATTTAGTTCTGTAAGTCCTGGGTTCAGCCCCAACTGTTGTCATAgttctgtcttgtatttaaaATAGGCTATGCTTGGGCTATTTTAGATATCTGTTGTTACTACTGTTACTACTGGATGATCCCTGTACCTCCAGTCACCACTCTGATGAAGGATGAGAAGGGTAGATATTTGTTACACTTTACATTTTCACCAGCTGGGCTAAACTAAATGTGTCAGAAACATAGCAGCTTTCTTGTTTGTGTCAAGCATAATCATTAGGTGAGTTGGAACAATAGGTGCAGACCTGGAGTTAAATGGGGATTATTATGTTCTAGTCTGCAATAGCCTCCCAAGAGAACTGGTGGGAGCTTTGTTGCCTAGATCATTTTAAGCCAGACTGAGCAAAGCACAGGGGGATATGCTGTAGGAAACAATCAACTCTGCACTAGCCAGAAGTGACCTAATTAGAGAGGGGGTCCAACAGCCACTAAGTCCTGATTTTGAACACTCCCATGTTCAGCCTGTTTTGGATCTGGGGGTTTGGTTGGGGACCTCATCTTTCAACTTTATGGGTCTTTTTCCATCTCTTGtgtcttttaaattatttaaaaccaAGAATTCTGGTAGAATCTCTGGTTGCGATATGGGACAGAACTGGCCAAAAACTGGATTGAGGGTCAGTAGTCTAAAATGGCACTCATAATGAATATGAATTTGTATTTACTTTATTTGCATGTATGTAGTATATTTCATGACACATTATAGGTACATGATAAAAGATACTTGACCTCTTCACAAACCTCTTTACAATTATGCAGAAAATACGTCTCACTgaggatcagagagagagagagaatatgtacAGATCATTTCCTCCCTACTACAGTACAACCACCTCTAGGTGGAATGTAGCAGCCATTAAACAGCACAGAACAGCACTATGTAACAGATAGGATGGGAGAGATATGGCTGGCTGAGCTTTCTTTCCACGCCAAAGCCTCATTGCACATGGATGTGTGGTGCCAAATCTGCAGCTAAAAGCAGTGCTGACTTTCTCAAGGGGAGTTTGAAGAGGGTGCAGGAAGACAGAGAACAGACAAGTGTTATGCAGTGTCATCGGGTGTCACCCGGTTTCAATCAATTGAGTCCCAGTGTCCTCCCATGGATAGGTGTTCCTGGCCAGTTCTTCCTAAAACTGGAATGCAAAAGTATTTGTAGCACAACATGAAATTATTCTGTTTCTTTCAATCCCTGTCTCACTTTCCAGCAAGTACGAGAAGGCAGATGCATAGGGGAGTCCTTTTAGATCAGGG
The nucleotide sequence above comes from Lepidochelys kempii isolate rLepKem1 chromosome 22, rLepKem1.hap2, whole genome shotgun sequence. Encoded proteins:
- the KCNJ5 gene encoding G protein-activated inward rectifier potassium channel 4 isoform X2 is translated as MAGDSRIFMNQDMEIGVTPMDPKKIPRQPRDYVPIATDRTRLLAAEMKKPRQRYMEKSGKCNVHHGNVHETYRYLSDLFTTLVDLKWRFNLLVFTMVYTVTWLFFGFIWWLIAYIRGDLDHLEDENWIPCVENLSGFVSAFLFSIETETTIGYGYRVITEKCPEGIILLLVQAILGSIVNAFMVGCMFVKISQPKKRAETLMFSNNAVISIRDEKLCLMFRVGDLRNSHIVEASIRAKLIKSKQTKEGEFIPLNQTDINVGFDTGDDRLFLVSPLIISHEINEKSPFWEMSRAQLAKEEFEIVVILEGMVEATETPQQATEALIKGESLAEEQPASLWDDLPGPELLHGHGGAMGTPLHARPHPRERLLRSRLQQLSQHLRNQHPHVLCQGAGRIFPRGPAPPPPLQRHPPEQWQGSRDSKRGTGSGR
- the KCNJ5 gene encoding G protein-activated inward rectifier potassium channel 4 isoform X5, translated to MAGDSRIFMNQDMEIGVTPMDPKKIPRQPRDYVPIATDRTRLLAAEMKKPRQRYMEKSGKCNVHHGNVHETYRYLSDLFTTLVDLKWRFNLLVFTMVYTVTWLFFGFIWWLIAYIRGDLDHLEDENWIPCVENLSGFVSAFLFSIETETTIGYGYRVITEKCPEGIILLLVQAILGSIVNAFMVGCMFVKISQPKKRAETLMFSNNAVISIRDEKLCLMFRVGDLRNSHIVEASIRAKLIKSKQTKEGEFIPLNQTDINVGFDTGDDRLFLVSPLIISHEINEKSPFWEMSRAQLAKEEFEIVVILEGMVEATV
- the KCNJ5 gene encoding G protein-activated inward rectifier potassium channel 4 isoform X3, translating into MAGDSRIFMNQDMEIGVTPMDPKKIPRQPRDYVPIATDRTRLLAAEMKKPRQRYMEKSGKCNVHHGNVHETYRYLSDLFTTLVDLKWRFNLLVFTMVYTVTWLFFGFIWWLIAYIRGDLDHLEDENWIPCVENLSGFVSAFLFSIETETTIGYGYRVITEKCPEGIILLLVQAILGSIVNAFMVGCMFVKISQPKKRAETLMFSNNAVISIRDEKLCLMFRVGDLRNSHIVEASIRAKLIKSKQTKEGEFIPLNQTDINVGFDTGDDRLFLVSPLIISHEINEKSPFWEMSRAQLAKEEFEIVVILEGMVEATGHIVCVVLCVRWKACLSHQQKWVQQKTSPHPPCLSNILAPTQLQYCR
- the KCNJ5 gene encoding G protein-activated inward rectifier potassium channel 4 isoform X1 produces the protein MAGDSRIFMNQDMEIGVTPMDPKKIPRQPRDYVPIATDRTRLLAAEMKKPRQRYMEKSGKCNVHHGNVHETYRYLSDLFTTLVDLKWRFNLLVFTMVYTVTWLFFGFIWWLIAYIRGDLDHLEDENWIPCVENLSGFVSAFLFSIETETTIGYGYRVITEKCPEGIILLLVQAILGSIVNAFMVGCMFVKISQPKKRAETLMFSNNAVISIRDEKLCLMFRVGDLRNSHIVEASIRAKLIKSKQTKEGEFIPLNQTDINVGFDTGDDRLFLVSPLIISHEINEKSPFWEMSRAQLAKEEFEIVVILEGMVEATGMTCQARSSYMDTEVLWGHRFTPVLTLEKDFYEVDYNSFHSTYETNTPTCCAKELAESFQEGRLLRHLSSATLLSSGREAETAKEEQEVEDEGREVAGVNGANGTAGEVKADMSV
- the KCNJ5 gene encoding G protein-activated inward rectifier potassium channel 4 isoform X4, with the protein product MAGDSRIFMNQDMEIGVTPMDPKKIPRQPRDYVPIATDRTRLLAAEMKKPRQRYMEKSGKCNVHHGNVHETYRYLSDLFTTLVDLKWRFNLLVFTMVYTVTWLFFGFIWWLIAYIRGDLDHLEDENWIPCVENLSGFVSAFLFSIETETTIGYGYRVITEKCPEGIILLLVQAILGSIVNAFMVGCMFVKISQPKKRAETLMFSNNAVISIRDEKLCLMFRVGDLRNSHIVEASIRAKLIKSKQTKEGEFIPLNQTDINVGFDTGDDRLFLVSPLIISHEINEKSPFWEMSRAQLAKEEFEIVVILEGMVEATGKNSPRAETQFTPHQDMYGTNPAQPHGNKGRWPRQQQKNLLDS